A DNA window from Brachionichthys hirsutus isolate HB-005 chromosome 10, CSIRO-AGI_Bhir_v1, whole genome shotgun sequence contains the following coding sequences:
- the mybbp1a gene encoding myb-binding protein 1A-like protein, translated as MSAEMVELPVNAAEPARSAGVLQQNRVFLDFFWDLAKPDQDVRLKAIEDLIQYLKTNNEADELEYTFKRLVDGLAHTRDAARPGFSLALGQVLSAFEDVSLQNLLDRIKEKHNLQTTKKKLVRNALFGNLFGVLALHQSGRLPKEPQVVLGCVQLLQSLTQHRQHLKDLPTKTMMDILNEIPEEVFEEVLLSALQTDLASAFRTPEQLQLLLVALQRFPHSLKPKKLKKLLGSSTIINADNIPKLTEVLKTAAGSVKKEHVLPGVALDLLKLSLKEDSFQLFWDKGILGSMLKEHPGPLHYMSFRLLGSALPLLSLAQLKEVLSGQVMAFYGEHVVSAQKPDRFKLAPEMDAYVSDFLQGCQDADKQLAVMVGFSSLTNQGYPVVPSVWRVVQHLQPAALRHYVDWLKTTFLSPELDKLLDFNTRKQRDNQEGQEQKESPIFRLRKWIVARLASLIDNHQVKRREDLIMDVARFVFFHAFFTAKKASADIPEMSGKLSVPLDDRTRGVLVNSFFGLLLSMHHLRLTEDSAEDADAALNQKRAFGVTADGTMWIHHLAQYAQVLLDHPKQAQSSQPFSPEQRQAWDSMMASVANLKKKSKKGPSDENAAFQQLFLLVGMHLFKAPDELLDIMRDLQSCMDRAQEKGKKKKKTRATEKQEAEPDWVEVMVDILLSLLSQPSRHIRQVCKTVFSSICPHVTAPALTAILDVLDPAKEDEEDGAVVVTDDYKSQKKPREDDEEMEEEEGEEDDDDDDDDDDDDDDDDKAMEEEEPVDQNFRLEMMKVLQQQNALGTEDDGSSDEDLDDEAMMELDKGLAALFSEQKKKNLAKKEERTKLQKEKTLVRDFKIKVLDLVEVFVSRQAGSPLVLGLVEPLLAIIDRGMRSDSNQQEQDFLRRAAHIFRNQLCRSKVYCRAVDDRQGELHDLLDKLMTKSQKLSDSSVCLYYFSASLYVVKVLRGPPTAPPAVIKRKRGANRPTEDALKFMGNVDVDRVTAIFSGALSSFMSRRKSPLTTQMFTDLFNRFPVLCVNLLDVTTQCITSGVRAHQQGQACVLVLRAMQNRDVQRLLSGTPWTDLCAKVTDQLVASLHQVGETESSVVKDKVVKTLELCQFLVKHVHQQKLTVDLEPLQKVLQSLTSAITFKKTGQLEDTYWAVMKPFGVVKPKVEKTKTEKSNEQPQVPKKKKGFLPETKKRKKRPKPVLEPAGDQAACVAEPGGDKAKGKKKRSADGKTDSQPNPAKKSKTQSESNPIKKTKKKKKKPNQKTAAGKK; from the exons ATGTCTGCAGAGATGGTAGAGCTCCCGGTTAACGCAGCGGAGCCGGCCCGCTCGGCGGGGGTCCTTCAACAGAACCGGGTCTTTCTGGACTTTTTCTGGGACTTGGCCAAACCGGATCAGGATGTCCGACTGAAGGCGATAGAGGACCTCATCCAGTACCTGAAGACCAACAACGAG GCAGATGAGCTGGAATACACATTTAAAAGGCTGGTGGACGGTCTGGCTCACACACGGGATGCTGCAAGGCCTGGCTTCAGCCTGGCACTGGGACAG GTCCTCAGTGCTTTTGAAGACGTCTCTTTGCAGAATCTCCTCGACAGAATCAAGGAAAAGCACAATTTGCAGACGACCAAAAAG AAACTGGTCAGAAATGCTTTATTTGGAAACCTGTTTGGGGTCCTCGCCCTTCACCAGTCCGGCCGCCTCCCTAAA GAGCCGCAGGTGGTGTTGGGATGCGTGCAGCTCCTCCAGAGCCTCACCCAGCACAGGCAGCACCTGAAGGACCTTCCCACCAAGACCATGATGGACATCCTGAATGAG ATCCCTGAGGAAGTGTTTGAGGAGGTGCTGCTTAGTGCCCTGCAGACTGACCTGGCATCAGCCTTCAGGACTccagagcagctgcagctgctgctggtggcgcTGCAGCGCTTCCCACATTCCCTCAAACCCAAGAAACTCAAAAAGCTCCTGGGCTCCTCGACCATCATTAATGCCGACAACATCCCCAA GTTGACGGAGGTGTTGAAGACGGCGGCCGGGTCTGTGAAGAAGGAGCATGTCCTCCCTGGGGTGGCGCTGGACCTCCTGAAGCTCTCCTTGAAGGAAGACAGCTTCCAGCTCTTCTGGGATAAGGGCATCCTCGGCAGCATGTTGAAGGAGCACCCGGGGCCACTACA CTACATGAGCTTCCGTCTGCTGGGCAGCGCCCTGCCTCTCCTGTCTCTGGCCCAGCTGAAGGAGGTGCTGTCTGGACAGGTGATGGCCTTCTATGGGGAACACGTGGTGTCCGCTCAG AAACCAGACCGCTTCAAACTGGCCCCAGAGATGGACGCCTACGTGTCGGACTTCCTGCAAGGCTGCCAGGACGCAGACAAACAGCTGGCAGTGATGGTGGGCTTCTCCTCGCTGACCAACCAGGGCTACCCTGTGGTGCCGTCGGTGTGGAGGGTGGTGCAGCACCTTCAGCCCGCGGCTCTCCGGCACTACGTCGACTGGTTGAAGACGACGTTCTTGAGCCCGGAGCTGGACAAGCTGCTGGACTTCAACACTCGCAAGCAGAGGGACAATCAAGAGGGACAGGAGCA GAAGGAGAGCCCCATATTCCGCTTGAGGAAGTGGATCGTTGCTCGCCTCGCCTCCCTTATCGATAACCACCAAGTGAAGAGGCGGGAGGATCTCATCATGGACGTAGCCAG GTTTGTCTTCTTCCACGCTTTCTTCACTGCCAAGAAAGCCTCAGCGGACATCCCGGAGATGTCGGGGAAGCTTTCCGTCCCTCTGGATGACAGAACCAGAGGAGTGCTGGTCAATTCCTTCTTTGG aCTCCTCCTGTCCATGCATCACTTGCGTTTGACGGAAGACTCTGCTGAAGATGCAGATGCAGCTTTAAACCAAAAGCGGGCGTTTGGTGTTACGGCTGATGGGACCATGTGGATCCACCACCTGGCCCAGTACGCCCAAGTCCTGCTTGACCACCCGAAGCAGGCCCAGAGCAGCCAGCCCTTCAGCCCGGAGCAGAGACAGGCCTGGGACAG catgaTGGCGTCCGTGGCAAACCTGAAGAAGAAATCTAAGAAAGGGCCGTCTGATGAGAACGCGGCCTTCCAGCAGCTCTTCCTATTGGTCGGCATGCATCTCTTCAAG GCCCCGGATGAGCTGCTGGACATCATGAGGGACTTGCAGAGCTGCATGGACCGAGCTCAGGAGAAGggcaagaagaaaaagaagacgagAG CCACGGAgaagcaggaggcggagcctgattGGGTGGAGGTGATGGTGGACATCTTGTTATCTCTGCTGTCCCAGCCAAGCAGGCACATTAGACAAGTCTGCAAAACGGtcttctcctccatctgccCCCACGTCACTGCCCCGGCCCTCACCGCCATCTTGGAT GTTCTCGACCCAGCaaaggaggacgaagaggacggAGCTGTGGTCGTCACTGACGACTACAAAAGCCAGAAGAAACCGAGGGAAGATGACGAGGAGATGGAG gaggaggagggggaggaggatgatgatgatgatgatgacgatgatgacgacgatgatgatgatgataaagctatggaggaggaggaaccagTGGACCAAAATTTCCGTTTGGAGATGATGaaggtcctgcagcagcagaatgctCTG GGCACGGAAGACGATGGCAGCAGTGACGAAGACCTGGACGATGAAGCCATGATGGAACTGGATAAGGGCTTGGCAGCGCTCTTctcagagcagaagaagaagaacctggCCAAGAAGGAAGAGAGAACAAAGCTACAGAAAGAAAAGACGCTGGTTCGAGATTTTAAGATCAAG GTGCTGGACCTGGTGGAGGTGTTTGTGTCCAGGCAGGCTGGCAGTCCTCTCGTGCTGGGCTTGGTGGAGCCTTTGCTCGCCATCATCGACAGAGGAATGCGCTCCGACAGCAACCAGCAGGAGCAGGACTTTCTCCGCCGGGCTGCGCATATCTTCAG GAACCAGCTGTGCAGGTCCAAGGTCTACTGCAGGGCTGTTGATGACAGACAGGGGGAGCTCCACGACCTGCTGGACAAGCTGATGACCAAAAGCCAGAAGCTGTCCGACTCCTCCGTCTGCCTTTACTACTTCAG TGCGTCTCTGTACGTGGTGAAGGTTCTGCGAGGTCCTCCAACTGCTCCACCAGCTGTAATCAAAAGGAAGCGGGGCGCAAACAGACCTACAGAAGATGCC TTGAAGTTCATGGGCAACGTGGATGTGGATCGGGTCACCGCCATCTTCAGCGGCGCTTTGAGCTCCTTcatgagcaggaggaagagccCTCTGACCACTCAGATGTTCACGGACCTGTTCAACAGATTCCCG GTTTTGTGTGTGAATCTATTGGATGTAACGACACAGTGCATCACATCCGGGGTCAGAGCACACCAGCAG ggccAGGCTTGTGTGCTGGTGTTGCGGGCCATGCAGAACAGGGATGTTCAGAGGCTGCTGAGCGGCACTCCGTGGACCGACCTCTGTGCGAAGGTCACCGATCAGCTGGTAGCG aGTCTCCATCAGGTCGGTGAAACTGAAAGCAGCGTAGTGAAAGACAAGGTGGTGAAAACCCTGGAGCTCTGTCAGTTCCTGGTCAAGCATGTTCACCAGCAG AAGCTGACTGTGGACCTGGAGCCCCTTCAGAAGGTCCTGCAGTCCCTGACCAGCGCCATCACTTTCAAGAAGACCGGCCAGCTGGAGGACACGTACTGGGCTGTGATGAAACCGTTTGGAGTCGT GAAACCCAAAGTTGAAAAGACGAAGACTGAGAAGAGCAATGAGCAACCGCAAGTtcccaagaagaagaaaggcttCCTACCAGAAACGAAAAAGCGTAAAAAGCGGCCGAAGCCTGTTTTAGAGCCGGCAGGAGACCAGGCGGCCTGCGTGGCCGAACCAGGTGGAGACAAAGCAAAAGGCAAAAAGAAACGATCGGCTGATGGGAAAACAGATTCGCAGCCCAACCCAGCCAAGAAGAGCAAAACTCAGTCAGAAAGCAACCCAAtcaagaagacgaagaagaagaagaagaagcccaaCCAGAAGACTGCAGCAGGGAAAAAGTAA
- the tbl2 gene encoding transducin beta-like protein 2 — protein sequence MELAALVALTALLGALVVLVGLALGRRKEELREEAEQEAELAAEGSAVKGPSAKRPKQEKQRSRKEKAPQHTFSHPLLAASLKGHSGNVTCLDFSSNGKYLASCADDRTVRLWSTKDFLDREHKCLRANVELDDATLVRFSPDSRAFITWLANGDTIRIFKMTKKEDGTLMFKAAPDDFPVRHKAAILNVGIAETGKYIMSASSDTSIHIWDLKGELLASINTNQITNSYAAISPCGRFVASCGFTPDVKVWEVCFGKGGEFKEVARAFDLKGHSAGVHAFAFSNDAHRMVTVSKDGTWKLWNTDVEYKKQQDPYLLRTVPCGSSEGSRVALSPDGRVVAISDGSSVAMYNAANGELEEELHGVHHGKITDLRFDVNGRFLACSGDKAIRVFHNTPGYRAAIRDMEDMLKKAQNEGMKQRLKQQITEAQTALDSVLGSFIE from the exons ATGGAACTGGCCGCGCTGGTCgcactgaccgcgttactgggAGCACTGGTCGTGCTGGTCGGGCTGGCGCTGGGCAGACGGAAAGAAGAGCTGCGAGAAGAAGCGGAGCAGGAAGCGGAGCTAGCCG CTGAAGGCAGCGCCGTGAAGGGCCCATCAGCCAAGAGACCCAAGCAGGAGAAGCAGCGCAGCCGGAAGGAGAAAGCTCCGCAGCACACGTTCAGCCATCCGCTGCTGGCCGCCTCTCTGAAG GGTCACAGCGGGAATGTGACGTGCCTTGATTTCAGCAGCAACGGGAAGTACTTGGCATCGTGTGCCGACGACCGAACCGTCCGTCTCTGGAGCACCAAAGACTTCCTGGATCGGGAGCACAAATGTTTGAGGGCCAACGTGGAGCTGGACGACGCCACGCTCGTCCGTTTCAGCCCGGACTCCAG GGCCTTTATCACCTGGCTGGCGAATGGAGACACCATTCGAATCTTCAAAATGACGAAGAAGGAGGACGGCACGTTAATGTTCAAAGCCGCCCCGGACGACTTTCCAGTCCGGCACAAGGCCGCCATCCTCAACGTCGGCATCGCGGAGACGG GGAAGTACATCATGAGTGCCTCCAGTGACACCAGCATCCATATCTGGGACCTGAAAGGAGAGTTGCTGGCCTCCATCAACACCAACCAGATTACCAATTCATATGCTGCCATCTCTCCATGCGGCAG GTTCGTGGCTTCGTGTGGCTTCACCCCTGACGTGAAAGTGTGGGAGGTTTGCTTCGGGAAAGGAGGAGAATTCAAAGAGGTGGCGCGAGCTTTCGATTTAAAGGGCCACTCCGCTGGAGTTCACGCGTTTGCCTTTTCCAATGACGCTCACAG AATGGTGACGGTCTCCAAAGACGGTACGTGGAAGCTCTGGAATACCGATGTGGAGTACAAGAAGCAGCAGGATCCCTACCTGCTGAGGACAGTCCCCTGCGGATCGTCGGAAGGTAGCCGGGTGGCCTTGTCTCCCGACGGCAGGGTTGTGGCTATCAGCGATGGCTCGAGCGTGGCGATGTACAACGCAGCCAACggcgagctggaggaggagctacacGGCGTCCACCACGGAAAGATCACCGACCTTAGATTCGACGTTAACGGCCGCTTCTTGGCGTGCAGCGGCGACAAGGCCATCCGAGTGTTCCATAACACCCCGGGCTACCGGGCGGCCATCAGAGACATGGAAGACATGCTGAAGAAGGCCCAGAACGAGGGCATGAAGCAGAGACTGAAGCAGCAGATCACGGAGGCTCAGACGGCCCTGGACTCTGTCCTGGGCTCTTTCATAGAGTGA